From one Onychomys torridus chromosome 12, mOncTor1.1, whole genome shotgun sequence genomic stretch:
- the Tmem50b gene encoding transmembrane protein 50B — protein sequence MAGFLDNFQWPGCECIDWSERRNTVASVVAGILFFTGWWIMIDAAVVYPKPEQLNHAFHTCGVFSTLAFFMINAVSNAQVRGDNYDSGCLGRTGARVWLFIGFMLMFGSLIASMWILFGAYVTQNIDVYPGLAVFFQNALIFFSTLIYKFGRTEELWT from the exons ATGGCAGGCTTCCTGGATAACTTCCAATGGCCGGGCTGTGAATGTATTGACTGGAGTGAGAGACGCAACACTGTGGCCTCTGTGGTGGCAGGCATATTG TTTTTTACAGGTTGGTGGATAATGATCGACGCTGCAGTGGTCTACCCGAAGCCTGAGCAGTTGAACCACGCTTTCCACACTTGTGGTGTGTTTTCCACACTGGCTTTCTTCAT GATAAATGCTGTATCCAACGCGCAAGTGAGAGGAGACAACTATGACAGTGGCTGCCTAGGAAGGACAG GTGCTCGCGTCTGGCTCTTCATTGGTTTCATGCTGATGTTCGGGTCACTTATTGCTTCCATGTGGATTCTTTTCGGTGCATACGTTACTCAGA ATATTGATGTTTATCCTGGACTAGCTGTGTTCTTTCAAAACGCTCTTATATTTTTTAG CACTCTGATCTACAAATTTGGAAGAACCGAAGAGCTCTGGACCTGA